The Xanthomonas indica sequence TGCAGCCGCAGGTGGTGACGATCCTGGCCGATACCGCGATCCGCGCGCAGGACATCGACGAGGCGTCGGTGCGCAAGGCCAAGGAAGAAGCCGAGCGCCTGCTCGCCAACCGCGGCGAAGGCATGGACGTGGCCGAGGCGCAAGCCAAGCTGGCCGAAGTCACCGCGCAGTTGCAGGCGCTGGAGCGCCTGCGCAAGAACCTCAAGCACTGACACGGCGCGCGCCGGTAGACCAGGGGGCAGCTGTGGGCAAGGCGATCGCCTATCTCGTTATCGTCCTGGTCGGCGTGCTGCTGCTGCGCAGCACCGGGCTGTTCGATGGCATGTTCAGTCGCGGCAATCTGCAGGAGCGTGACGACTTCTGGCAAAAGACCGCCAGTGCAGAAGCCCCGGTCGGAACCGCAAAGACGGCGGTGGAGGCGCTCGCGTCGCGCCATGGTGTCGTGCTCGAGTGTTTCAGTTCCTCGCTCACCCCGCCCGTGACCGAGTGCAATGGCGTCGATCCGACCGCCAAGGGCGGCACGGCTGGCCATCCGGTGACGCTGCAACTGAACTTCACGTTCCACGGCGACACATTGGCTGCGTTCGAGACGAGCCGGCGGGTCCTTCAGTAGACCAAGCCTATCCGCTTCGCCCCGGCCGGCACCGATGGCGTGCAGGCGGCCTGGCGCAGGTCACGCAGGCAGTGGCACGCGCAAGAGCGATTGTTCGACAAGTGCGGTGGACGCATCGGCGTTTGCGGGCGTCGTCGCGTTCC is a genomic window containing:
- a CDS encoding F0F1 ATP synthase subunit epsilon is translated as MSTIRCDIVSAEHEIYHGDATLVVATGELGELGIAPKHAPLITRLKPGKVVVTTPSGEQLDFAISGGILEVQPQVVTILADTAIRAQDIDEASVRKAKEEAERLLANRGEGMDVAEAQAKLAEVTAQLQALERLRKNLKH